In Paludibaculum fermentans, the genomic stretch CGATTCGTACCTACGCTATCATGAGCATGAGATCGGGGCTGACTCACTCTATCCATGGCGGTCGTGACTGTTTCCGGCGAGCCTGGTTGCAGGACGCGTGAAGTCGCACAACTGGCCGCTCAGCGGCTGGCGTTCACACACCTGAGCGCGCAGCGCGTCGACTCGCTGCTAGCCGAGGAGTTTGGCCCAATCATCGAATCCAACAGCAAAGCCTGGCCTGATATGGCGGCGTCGATCCTGCTGCGCCTGGGGACGGAATCGCACCTCGTGATTGGCGTGGATGGGGCGGAACTGATGTTCCGCAACTTTCCGGCGCTGCTGCGCGTACGGGTGGTTGCGCCCGAGAACCGGCGGATCGGGAACCTGATGCTGGACGATCGACTGGATCGTGCGACGGCGCGGGTTCAACTCCGGGCGCGTGAGAGTGAGTTGCGGGCGACCCGCAAGGCCCGTTTTGGACGCGCGACGGCGGCGCCGGAGACGTTCGACCTGACGTTGAATGCCGGGTCGCTGGACGCTTCGCACATGGCTGCATTGATCGAGGCGGCCGTGCGTGCGCGCGAACTGACCGTGCACGGCTTCCTCTCTCACGCGGCGGAGGCGCAGCTCCAGTTTCAGATCCGGCTGCGGCTGGCGAAGCACGGCATTCAGCCGCAGGCGCGCGCCAGCTTGAAGAACGTCCAGTTCGGCCATCCGAGCGAGGAGATCTTCGCCAACCTGCTGGACTTCTACCGCATCGCCTGGGAGTACGAGCCGCGCAGTTTCCCCATTGCCTGGGATGTCAGCGGGCGTGTGCTGGAGAGCTTCACCCCTGATTTTTTTCTGCCAGAGTCCGATATGTATGTAGAGCTCACGACGATGAAACAGTCGCTGGTCACACGCAAGAACCGCAAGATCCGGCTGCTGCGTGAGATCTATCCGCATATCAACATTCAAGTTTTTTACCAGAAGGATCTACAGGATCTGGTGCTGAAGTATGGCATCATCCCGGAGATCGCCGAGTCGAAATAGCTACCTATGCGCACTCCCGCCATGCCGATGATTGACAGGGTCCTCTTCTCAGAGGACCAGATCCGCGAACGCATCCAGGAGGTAGCCGCACAGATCTCCCAAAAGTACGAGAACGGCAACCTTCGAATGGTCGGGGTGCTGAAGGGCTCAGTGTTCTTTCTGACGGCGCTGGCCCGGGCCTTGACGATCCCGGTGAAGGTGGACTTCCTGGCGATCTCCTCGTTCTCGAACCACTCGAGTGCGCCGGGGGTGGTGCGGATTGCGAAGGATCTGGACGACTCGATTGAGGGAGAAGACGTCCTGCTGGTGGAAGACATTGTGGATACCGGTTTCACTGCGCGCTACCTGTTGCAGAACCTGGCCGGCCGAGGGCCAAACTCCATCGCGTTATGCACGATGCTGGACCGGAGTGCGCGCCGGATCGTGCCGCTGCAGATCGACTTCCGGTGCTTCGAGATCCCCGATCGATTTGTCATCGGGTACGGCCTGGACTACAAGCAGCTTTACCGGAACCTCAACTTCATCGCGGTGCTCAAGCCCGACCGCGCCTAATCTTTCCTGGATTTAGCCTTTTTAATCAACGGGTTGACGGAGAATTGCTCAAGCGTTGAGTTCGATATGGACGGCCGATGGCTCTATTGGGGAAGTACCAAAGGTTCTGGTACCTAGGTTCACCTGAGTTTGGGACCATTCCGCTATTTCGACATGCGGATTAGCATGGCTCAATGAATACAGGTCAGTGTATTCGCCGCCGGCACGTGCCGGACTGGAGGGCGCCTTGGATTCAGATCAAGCCATCATTATCAGCCGAGAGACCGCGTGCGTTGGCGAGATTCGCCTCGCGTTGAAAGCGTTCAATCCGTTTCTGACGGTCACGGAGATCGACCCTTCGCAGCAGATGGAGCAACTCGCCGCCATACTCGATGCCGGGGAGCCGCTGGTCATTTTCATCCAGGCCGACGACCCGGAGGCGGCTGAATACTGTGCCGGCGAGATCCGCAAGGCGGGCCGCCAGAACCGAACCATTGCGGCGTATCGTCAAATCGACAATACTTCGTTTCTCGCCCTGCGCCGGCAAGGCGTGCAAGAGTGCGTCCAACTGCCGAATGACCGGGACCGGTTGCAGGAGATTCTCCGAACCTTCTCCTCGGAGTGCCAGGGTGTGCCGGCAGCGGTTGAGCACCGAACCGCGGCGGCTTCAGGACGGTTTCTGAGTTTCGTCCCGGCGAAGCCAGGGGCGGGCACCTCGACGGCCGCTGCCCATTTCGCCCACTATGCCGCCGAGTTGATTGGCGCCCGCGTGGCGCTGGTGGACCTGGACATGAACTGCGGTGTGCAGGGCTTGATGGCGCGGTCAGAGAAGAACGCCTCCATGATTCAGGCTGCGCAGTACGCGGGCCGCATGGAAGACTCCATCTGGGACAGGTTAACCACGCATGCGGGGCTGGTGGATGTTC encodes the following:
- a CDS encoding AAA family ATPase; protein product: MDSDQAIIISRETACVGEIRLALKAFNPFLTVTEIDPSQQMEQLAAILDAGEPLVIFIQADDPEAAEYCAGEIRKAGRQNRTIAAYRQIDNTSFLALRRQGVQECVQLPNDRDRLQEILRTFSSECQGVPAAVEHRTAAASGRFLSFVPAKPGAGTSTAAAHFAHYAAELIGARVALVDLDMNCGVQGLMARSEKNASMIQAAQYAGRMEDSIWDRLTTHAGLVDVLPATHRSLNTRIEAARFDSLLSYLQGRYPLVIFDHSGNLERYSVTVLERSAQIFSICAPDLSTVHQARRSMELFEDLRLRSKVSIVMTRDTAATGLSRQTVLSMLGTQPIASLPNAFSSLQTALIAGGLAGRNSPYGRAVRAFTSQVLADQRVAVPVAGASRPDSWSGFRSAFSRLKSSAVAVR
- the hpt gene encoding hypoxanthine phosphoribosyltransferase → MRTPAMPMIDRVLFSEDQIRERIQEVAAQISQKYENGNLRMVGVLKGSVFFLTALARALTIPVKVDFLAISSFSNHSSAPGVVRIAKDLDDSIEGEDVLLVEDIVDTGFTARYLLQNLAGRGPNSIALCTMLDRSARRIVPLQIDFRCFEIPDRFVIGYGLDYKQLYRNLNFIAVLKPDRA
- a CDS encoding cytidylate kinase family protein translates to MAVVTVSGEPGCRTREVAQLAAQRLAFTHLSAQRVDSLLAEEFGPIIESNSKAWPDMAASILLRLGTESHLVIGVDGAELMFRNFPALLRVRVVAPENRRIGNLMLDDRLDRATARVQLRARESELRATRKARFGRATAAPETFDLTLNAGSLDASHMAALIEAAVRARELTVHGFLSHAAEAQLQFQIRLRLAKHGIQPQARASLKNVQFGHPSEEIFANLLDFYRIAWEYEPRSFPIAWDVSGRVLESFTPDFFLPESDMYVELTTMKQSLVTRKNRKIRLLREIYPHINIQVFYQKDLQDLVLKYGIIPEIAESK